From a single Raphanus sativus cultivar WK10039 chromosome 3, ASM80110v3, whole genome shotgun sequence genomic region:
- the LOC108845046 gene encoding uncharacterized protein LOC108845046 yields MVLEDLRVTSSYMKCYRAKEKAIVADLETEVDDDGDERFLYLFLAFGASIAGFKHLRRVLVIDGTHLGGKYKGVLLTASGQDANFQIFPLAFAVVDSEDTDAWMWFLQKVERILADSPTLAIISDCATSISNAVKCVYPLAQHGACIVHLARNVNSRYSSKHLAKMVTEAATAYRIRDYRDKFSKVRATNSACGVYLGKIGFGHWSRANFRGERYNIMTSNIAEQLNNALVEGRSSPIMELVIFIQRMMTRWFSARRKKAEKHRGVVSVEVDKEMTKNMATMKGSKFGSKERVMLAEKKCDCKYFDRIQITCGHAMIAADSLGLTYEPLVGHWYKTTTWRETYAGLISPEGDPKDVDVPEDVKEGCDAAVNLKAARSP; encoded by the exons ATGGTGCTAGAAGATCTTAGAGTGACATCATCTTACATGAAGTGCTATCGTGCTAAGGAAAAAGCG ATTGTTGCTGATTTGGAGACTGAGGTTGATGATGATGGAGATGAGCGATTTCTTTATTTGTTCCTAGCCTTTGGGGCGTCAATTGCTGGCTTCAAACATCTACGTCGTGTGCTTGTGATAGATGGTACACACCTAGGAGGCAAGTACAAGGGAGTGTTGCTTACTGCTAGCGGTCAGGATGCAAATTTCCAAAtcttcccattggcttttgctGTTGTGGACAGTGAAGACACTGACGCTTGGATGTGGTTCCTCCAGAAGGTTGAACGGATATTAGCTGATTCTCCAACCCTGGCTATTATATCTGATTGTGCTACATCCATCTCCAATGCTGTTAAATGTGTATACCCATTAGCTCAACATGGTGCTTGCATTGTTCATTTGGCAAGGAACGTAAACTCCCGCTACTCAAGCAAACACTTGGCGAAAATGGTGACTGAAGCTGCAACTGCTTACAGGATAAGGGATTACAGGGATAAGTTCAGTAAAGTTCGAGCTACTAACAGTGCATGCGGTGTTTACTTGGGGAAGATAGGGTTTGGTCATTGGTCAAGGGCTAACTTTCGGGGGGAGCGTTACAATATTATGACTAGTAACATAGCTGAACAACTCAACAACGCTTTGGTGGAAGGAAGATCTTCACCCATTATGGAATTGGTAATCTTCATTCAAAGGATGATGACGAGGTGGTTCTCTGCGAGGAGAAAGAAAGCAGAGAAGCATAGGGGAGTAGTAAGCGTTGAGGTTGATAAAGAGATGACTAAGAACATGGCAACAATGAAGGGTAGCAAA TTTGGGAGTAAGGAACGTGTGATGCTAGCTGAAAAGAAATGTGATTGCAAGTATTTTGATAGGATACAAATAACTTGTGGTCATGCTATGATTGCTGCAGACAGCTTGGGATTGACATATGAACCATTGGTGGGTCACTGGTACAAGACTACAACGTGGAGAGAGACATATGCTGGTTTAATCAGTCCAGAAGGGGATCCAAAGGATGTGGATGTTCCTGAAGACGTAAAGGAAGGTTGTGATGCCGCCGTTAACCTCAAGGCCGCCAGGTCGCCGTAG